A window of the Triplophysa rosa unplaced genomic scaffold, Trosa_1v2 scaffold518, whole genome shotgun sequence genome harbors these coding sequences:
- the LOC130550977 gene encoding uncharacterized protein LOC130550977 yields the protein MTLFRQKAAKTGKTSDALAEILRIYDEQELHDVHTKRTTVLHALPVYLHEDVSGFFRTCTDTSDEPLLLDVAVALLTVVTDNDTSPVHFQPVKISVVIESEIVVNLSRFADAFLVMFGLIYALHLSYPRGLTNTFEFTQKILLGLEGGKLSPKLQSLKNDLMRM from the exons ATGACCCTGTTCAGACAGAAGGCAGCCAAAACCGGGAAGACATCAGATGCTCTGGCTGAAATCCTAAGAATCTATGATGAacag GAGCTTCATGACGTACACACCAAGCGTACCACTGTTCTTCATGCCCTTCCTGTGTATCTACATGAGGACGTCTCTGGGTTCTTCAGGACCTGCACA GACACATCTGATGAGCCACTGCTTTTAGATGTTGCAGTGGCCCTCCTTACAGTCGTCACAGATAATGACACAAGTCCAGTTCACTTCCAGCCTGTGAAAATCTCTGTTGTCATTGAAAGCGAGATTGTGGTCAACCTCTCCAGATTTGCTGATGCCTTCCTGGTAATGTTTGGACTGATCTATGCACTACACCTCAGCTATCCCAGGGGACTGACCAACACTTTTGAATTCACTCAAAAAATTTTACTTGGTCTTGAAGGTGGTAAACTGTCACCCAAGTTACAGAGTCTCAAAAATGACTTGATGCGTATGTAG